In one Cercospora beticola chromosome 1, complete sequence genomic region, the following are encoded:
- a CDS encoding uncharacterized protein (antiSMASH:Cluster_4) yields the protein MPRSEIGEDDEKADTYDQSPVDAQKSAKDAVESVVVTSGCRPADAPPAIARYQVPGARGYKAAPLAAATEYSETLPYGIGRPRVDSAQTSRGHGFLQKEYGWGTGSSAFQPRPVSNAYALGAAQSTCAAARTTSPANQVGLSKQQSLQPAASSTTPTSSSTGKTTEDWKIGDVLWVPWHTHNNDPKIEPDDEQLSYTQLGPLLTKWRPAIIIRKTGESMVVLPLFSWNGVGLANKVTRSRQFEYCCVQQAGQPKVEKHPTTDYTTVVLFSDDPDFELKPTSCVHLLGGYPVGYDHPAQKIGHLTTDSIDCLRHSVRKAESQADATYGKLTAKQLADAIKTGAKTAQASVRNLFMRSTKARENAMRGF from the coding sequence atGCCGCGTTCAGAGAtcggcgaagacgacgagaaaGCGGACACGTACGATCAGTCTCCAGTAGATGCCCAAAAGTCCGCGAAAGATGCCGTCGAGTCTGTCGTAGTCACATCGGGCTGTCGACCAGCAGACGCACCACCTGCCATAGCGCGTTACCAAGTCCCTGGCGCTCGAGGATACAAGGCTGCTCCGCTCGCAGCAGCTACCGAATACTCAGAGACCCTTCCATACGGTATTGGTCGGCCACGAGTCGATTCAGCCCAGACCTCCCGAGGCCATGGATTCCTGCAGAAAGAGTATGGCTGGGGCACAGGATCGAGCGCCTTCCAGCCACGACCTGTGAGCAATGCATATGCCTTGGGCGCTGCACAGTCCACCTGTGCTGCAGCGCGAACCACATCTCCGGCGAATCAAGTTGGGTTGTCCAAGCAGCAGTCGCTGCAACCCGCTGCTAGCTCTACGACCCCGACGTCCTCAAGTACCGGCAAGACGACCGAAGACTGGAAGATCGGAGATGTGTTGTGGGTGCCATGGCACACCCACAACAACGATCCCAAAATCGAACCCGACGACGAGCAACTAAGTTACACGCAGCTAGGGCCGCTGCTCACCAAGTGGCGCcctgccatcatcatccgCAAGACTGGCGAATCCATGGTCGTCCTGCCCTTGTTCTCCTGGAACGGAGTTGGCCTGGCCAACAAAGTCACCAGAAGCCGTCAATTCGAGTACTGCTGCGTGCAGCAAGCCGGTCAGCCCAAGGTCGAGAAGCATCCAACGACGGACTACACTACTGTTGTGCTCTTCTCAGACGACCCAGACTTTGAGCTGAAGCCAACGAGCTGTGTGCATCTTCTAGGTGGGTATCCTGTGGGATATGATCACCCGGCACAGAAGATCGGACATCTGACTACTGACTCAATTGACTGTTTGAGGCATAGCGTGCGAAAGGCGGAGAGTCAGGCTGATGCGACATATGGCAAGCTGACAGCTAAGCAGCTTGCTGATGCGATTAAGACAGGGGCCAAGACTGCGCAGGCCAGTGTGAGGAACTTGTTCATGCGCTCAACGAAAGCCCGAGAGAATGCCATGCGTGGCTTTTGA
- a CDS encoding uncharacterized protein (antiSMASH:Cluster_4) gives MRMRYGRLLSLAVVASCICLAFYYLQPLRSTQHHLPTSSAPLPVRPLSALPPAKTLEPLQYTDTQTHPVKNLIDNASTSWNAKLQRQSKTLQEAVTEYQRRYGIPPPPHFDKWYEFAKRRGVQLIDEYDTIYHSLLPFWGLSPATIRARAREALGFSENNLMGLLIRDGKVSLVESGQEWLQQAVTGMLEQFIQYLPDMDLAFNFHDEPRVVVPHDELSRLIELARTKYMPAAQAVQKPKDSFSPRPKDVKSGKRIAEVKTTRFNIYAHQPTWIPSRLSCSPDSPARGLEESQLMDNMTAYALSELGFVYNQTAFSDVCNSPSFGESHGFFDRPNAFNVVHDLFPIFSQSKMSSFNDILYPSPWYWFGKVTYDESEDMDWTHKKNSLWWRGSTTGGFSRSGGWRRQHRQKLVSRINSLDKAKIMSSSNAGATDENPNARKWLTKEVSRPEFSSIMDVHFSHVGQCDPGDCDAQREFFQIVPPADQQEAWKYKYLLDIDGNAFSGRFYAFLTSHSLPLKMAVFREWHEEWIMPWVHYIPLSLKGEEVLEVVRYFDSEEEGKEMALRVAEEGRTWAKSALRNEDFEVWFFRLLLEYARVIDDEREGIGFTGA, from the coding sequence ATGAGGATGCGCTATGGGAGGCTGCTCAGTCTCGCTGTTGTGGCCTCTTGCATCTGTCTCGCCTTCTACTACCTTCAGCCTTTGCGGTCTACCCAGCACCATCTCCCAACCAGCTCCGCTCCACTTCCTGTTCGGCCATTGAGTGCGCTACCGCCAGCAAAGACTCTCGAGCCTCTGCAGTATACCGACACACAAACACACCCGGTGAAGAATCTCATCGACAATGCGTCAACCTCGTGGAATGCAAAGTTGCAGCGACAGTCGAAGACTCTGCAGGAAGCTGTAACCGAATACCAACGACGATATGGCATCCCTCCTCCCCCACATTTTGACAAATGGTACGAATTCGCGAAGAGGAGGGGTGTGCAGCTCATCGATGAATATGACACCATCTACCattcgctgctgccattctggGGCCTGTCGCCTGCGACAAttcgagcaagagcaagggaAGCACTAGGTTTCAGTGAGAACAATCTGATGGGTCTGCTAATACGTGATGGCAAGGTCTCGCTTGTGGAGTCAGGCCAGGAGTGGTTACAGCAGGCTGTGACGGGTATGCTCGAGCAATTCATCCAGTACCTGCCTGACATGGATCTGGCATTCAACTTTCACGATGAGCCTCGTGTGGTCGTGCCGCACGACGAGTTATCGAGGTTGATTGAACTCGCTCGCACAAAATACATGCCTGCTGCTCAAGCGGTACAAAAGCCGAAAGACTCATTCTCGCCGCGACCCAAGGATGTCAAGTCTGGAAAGCGTATCGCGGAAGTGAAAACCACACGCTTCAACATTTACGCTCATCAACCGACGTGGATACCATCGCGACTCTCGTGTTCGCCTGATAGTCCTGCTCGTGGCCTGGAGGAATCTCAGCTCATGGACAACATGACAGCATATGCCCTGTCCGAACTGGGATTTGTGTACAATCAGACAGCCTTCTCCGACGTATGCAATTCGCCCTCTTTCGGTGAGTCGCATGGCTTTTTCGATCGCCCGAACGCTTTCAACGTGGTACACGACCTCTTTCCCATTTTCAGCCAGAGCAAAATGTCCAGCTTCAACGATATTCTGTATCCCAGCCCCTGGTACTGGTTCGGCAAAGTCACCTACGATGAAAGCGAGGACATGGACTGGACGCACAAAAAGAATAGTCTTTGGTGGAGAGGCAGCACGACAGGTGGTTTCTCGCGATCAGGAGGCTGGAGGAGACAACATCGACAGAAGCTGGTCTCTCGAATCAATTCCCTCGACAAAGCCAAAATCATGTCCAGCAGCAATGCCGGCGCCACGGACGAGAATCCCAATGCGAGGAAATGGCTCACGAAAGAAGTCTCAAGACCGGAATTCAGCTCTATCATGGATGTCCATTTCTCCCATGTCGGACAATGTGACCCAGGAGATTGCGATGCGCAACGCGAATTCTTCCAAATCGTACCTCCGGCTGATCAACAAGAAGCGTGGAAGTATAAGTACTTGCTCGATATTGACGGGAATGCTTTCAGTGGCCGGTTCTACGCCTTTTTAACAAGTCATTCCCTACCATTGAAAATGGCTGTGTTTCGCGAATGGCATGAGGAGTGGATTATGCCTTGGGTGCATTATATTCCGTTGAGCTTGAAGGGAGAGGAAGTGTTGGAGGTTGTGAGGTACTTTGACTCAGAGGAGGAAGGGAAGGAGATGGCGTTGAGGGTTGCGGAGGAGGGAAGGACGTGGGCGAAGAGTGCACTAAGGAATGAGGATTTTGAGGTGTGGTTCTTTCGATTGCTTTTGGAGTATGCGAGGGtgattgatgatgagagggAGGGGATTGGATTTACGGGTGCTTGA
- a CDS encoding uncharacterized protein (antiSMASH:Cluster_4): MAGGTSSRAVAFLATTLSVAIASKKHMRLRGFAQNFSRWRGWAGRKKEHVGTRQENVATCNVPPDEAVVSDVTQELHSSSVQGTVQDETLQRPIAVVADSQDMHQGTQPPPVPVAPAAEPAQEVPVNPAEQRKARRKRCIRFRGEDEDDYTKGPIRIVDAFDGIENVASLLLNLDLSRKIQAALSARRDLQTAERVAIDERSRWQQLGGRIGGEFGNLELMIRVVRDQSVMIFSDQYLAEVEASKQNVKKLEGFLSAVHEQYLLVDMRLQSKIEALRSCREDVDQYLEEAFVVARLMPPAPAEASPVFEEFDFKSMYEHYCQHGYTLDEGELILGRDGLVVNGPNAPTDIVGQIDPGEQKKRDTEAAFDEARRKLGEAQEAFDMRRGIDAHEQLNLGDEEPVQLEYSLRWVQRGRELTQALIKAEEEEHKARQAALDAGVVIADQYQSSNFRDHPDDGYRESYENNAIAQVPRKRITEWIAKIPDSADPEEQELAMRPEIDNWSAVYVDIGDSRSLVDDSSQQNKIKGWAEICNRMGR; encoded by the coding sequence ATGGCAGGTGGCACATCGTCGCGCGCAGTGGCTTTCCTGGCCACCACACTTtccgtcgccatcgccagcaaGAAACATATGAGGCTCAGAGGCTTCGCACAGAACTTCAGCCGTTGGCGAGGATGGGCTGGTAGGAAAAAGGAGCATGTCGGAACCCGCCAGGAGAACGTCGCGACATGCAATGTTCCACCGGATGAGGCTGTCGTATCCGACGTGACTCAAGAGCTCCACAGTAGCTCTGTTCAGGGGACCGTCCAGGACGAGACGCTTCAGCGACCGATAGCGGTAGTAGCGGACAGCCAAGATATGCACCAAGGCACCCAGCCGCCACCAGTCCCGgtcgctccagctgctgAACCAGCACAAGAAGTGCCAGTAAATCCCGCAGAACAACGAAAAGCCCGAAGAAAGAGATGCATCAGGTTTcgtggcgaagatgaagacgactATACCAAAGGCCCGATCCGCATTGTCGACGCATTCGACGGCATTGAGAATGTGGCGTCGCTTCTGCTTAACTTGGACTTGTCGCGAAAGATCCAAGCCGCTTTATCAGCTCGAAGGGACCTGCAGACTGCCGAACGAGTAGCAATTGACGAGCGTTCACGTTGGCAACAGCTAGGAGGTCGAATCGGCGGCGAATTCGGTAATCTGGAGCTGATGATCAGGGTTGTCCGAGACCAGAGCGTCATGATCTTCTCCGACCAATATCTGGCTGAGGTAGAAGCTTCAAAGCAGAACGTGAAAAAGCTTGAAGGCTTTCTGTCGGCCGTTCACGAGCAATACCTGTTAGTCGACATGCGGCTCCAGTCCAAGATTGAGGCACTTCGCAGCTGCCGTGAAGACGTGGACCAGTATCTCGAGGAGGCCTTCGTGGTGGCAAGATTGATGCCGCCCGCTCCTGCAGAGGCCTCGCCAGTCTTCGAAGAGTTTGACTTCAAGTCCATGTATGAGCACTACTGCCAGCATGGCTATACACTGGATGAAGGCGAGTTGATCCTTGGACGCGATGGACTTGTTGTGAACGGACCGAACGCCCCTACTGACATAGTTGGTCAGATTGATCCCGgtgagcagaagaagagggacACGGAGGCTGCCTTTGACGAAGCTCGTCGCAAATTGGGGGAAGCCCAGGAGGCATTCGACATGCGCCGAGGCATAGACGCGCATGAACAGCTCAACCTAGGCGATGAAGAACCCGTACAGCTTGAATACTCACTTCGGTGGGTCCAGCGCGGCCGTGAGCTGACTCAAGCGCTGATCaaagcagaggaagaagagcataAAGCTCGGCAGGCCGCGCTGGATGCCGGAGTAGTCATCGCGGATCAGTACCAGAGTTCAAACTTCCGCGACCATCCCGACGACGGCTACCGTGAGAGCTACGAGAACAACGCCATCGCTCAAGTGCCTCGGAAGAGGATTACAGAATGGATTGCCAAAATACCAGACTCCGCTGACCCAGAGGAACAGGAGTTGGCGATGAGGCCGGAAATCGATAATTGGAGTGCTGTTTACGTCGACATCGGTGACAGTCGCAGTCTGGTTGACGATTCATCGCAGCAGAATAAGATCAAAGGTTGGGCGGAGATATGTAATCGTATGGGCCGATGA
- a CDS encoding uncharacterized protein (antiSMASH:Cluster_4~BUSCO:EOG09264V30) gives MAATTTLDEVNKELRAIITNLYMVLCQAHEYQGPNTNQALQREMKDLLQNLKNLSQKAQLLPTHVPKDIIDYVELARNPDVYTREFVEVVMRHNQEQKGRNEAYGDFHDILAQTIITGIPDMAEDVKKVAAASGRPVN, from the exons AGGAACTGCGCGCCATCATCACAAACCTCTACATGGTCCTCTGCCAAGCGCACGAGTATCAAGGCCCAAATACAAATCAGGCATTACAGAGAGAGAT GAAAGATCTACTGCAGAACCTCAAGAATCTCTCGCAAAAGGCACAGCTACTCCCCACGCATGTGCCGAAAGACATTATTGATTATGTCGAGTTGGCACGTAATCCAGACGTCTACACTCGTGAGTTTGTCGAGGTGGTCATGCGTCACAATCAGGAACAGAAAGGACGGAATGAAGCGTATGGCGATTTCCATGACATTCTGGCGCAAACCATTATTACTGGCATTCCGGATATGGCAGAAGACGTGAAGAAGGTTGCTGCAGCATCTGGCAGACCGGTCAACTAG
- a CDS encoding uncharacterized protein (antiSMASH:Cluster_4) encodes MNDYLAKKKQVFDALDKLDNSSDDEPDLGRQASEDALKRAAARGQQKHAALASKAEKRPLARSISDNTGAFQGREANQDATINSSPPKNSAARERRSVVPSSTDPKSANVPPKPPLPRGLRQTVSDISSGQRSKPGTTQVTGKRKREASIKLVPEAIQVFRDLHFYFFPNNDSAPARRMRITKAREYGAVWHQTWGKDITHVVVDKSMTFDDLKKWLKVDSIPQSVIVVNDVYPAECITYGVLLDPSPTRFAVKGFVPPKTSGIDSVESDKSLKLKPAKGKAQMERRAETPPREDELAAVASAVVAGHPVDDSLDDPARVANSFQFSSVASNSELDDAIAKAKALQAIHIGEEEDEDRPNSSEGLGSGEQEKKPGLQLVATRKTKFKEARDRWQCMQKNTGANSDNPNSGTIEILQQMADYYGQTGDEWRIRAYRKAIATLKNHPIKVTTKEEAGALPNIGPRLAEKIEEIAFTNRLRRLENAKAEPSDQLLQTFMGVYGAGIKQATEWVHQGYQTLDDLLAKAPLTTNQRIGIEHYTDFNSRIPRSEVAQHGAIVRNALKQLDPTFEVIIGGSYRRGASDSGDIDCIITRPNTGAAHLRNIIMNQLVPSLTAQNFLVANLAMKSKDDGSKWHGASCLPGSKIWRRMDLLLVPSDEIGAALIYFTGNDIFNRSLRLLASTKGMRLNQRGLYKDVLRGKGREKLAEGTLVEGRDEKRIFEILGVKWRPPEERIC; translated from the coding sequence ATGAACGATTATCttgccaagaagaagcaggttTTCGACGCTTTGGACAAGTTGGATAACAGTAGCGACGATGAGCCTGACCTGGGGCGACAAGCGTCTGAAGACGCGCTGAAACGCGCTGCAGCGAGAGGACAACAGAAACACGCTGCGCTGGCATCGAAAGCAGAAAAGCGTCCTCTCGCTCGCTCCATCTCTGATAACACCGGAGCCTTTCAGGGGAGGGAGGCGAACCAAGATGCAACTATCAACTCGTCTCCGCCAAAGAACAGCGCTGCGCGCGAGCGAAGGTCAGTTGTTCCATCGTCAACCGATCCGAAGAGTGCCAACGTTCCGCCAAAGCCGCCACTACCTCGCGGACTGAGACAGACTGTCAGCGACATCAGTTCTGGCCAGCGAAGCAAGCCGGGTACAACACAAGTGACAGGCAAGCGGAAGCGTGAGGCGTCAATCAAGCTTGTACCAGAAGCGATACAGGTCTTTCGTGATCTGCACTTTTACTTCTTCCCAAACAATGACTCAGCACCTGCTCGCCGGATGCGCATCACAAAAGCTCGCGAATATGGCGCAGTATGGCACCAGACATGGGGTAAAGATATCACGCACGTTGTCGTTGACAAATCTATGACTTTTGACGACTTGAAGAAATGGCTGAAAGTGGACAGCATTCCGCAAAGCGTGATCGTGGTCAACGACGTATATCCCGCCGAATGCATTACATACGGCGTGCTTCTTGATCCATCGCCTACCCGATTTGCAGTCAAAGGCTTTGTGCCGCCCAAAACTTCTGGGATAGACTCAGTCGAATCTGACAAGTCTCTGAAACTGAAACCTGCGAAAGGCAAAGCCCAAATGGAAAGACGAGCTGAGACTCCACCAAGAGAGGACGAGCTTGCCGCAGTCGCTTCTGCGGTTGTCGCCGGACATCCGGTCGATGATTCACTGGACGATCCGGCACGCGTCGCCAACAGCTTTCAATTCTCCAGCGTTGCAAGCAACAGCGAACTAGACGATGCGATCGCAAAAGCCAAAGCACTTCAAGCCATACACattggtgaagaagaggatgaagatcgACCCAACAGCTCTGAAGGCTTGGGGTCTGgagagcaagagaagaagccaggCTTGCAACTTGTGGCCACGCGCAAGACCAAGTTCAAAGAGGCGCGAGACAGATGGCAGTGCATGCAAAAGAATACTGGTGCCAATTCAGACAACCCAAACAGCGGTACTATCGAAATTTTGCAGCAAATGGCAGACTATTACGGCCAGACAGGCGATGAATGGCGGATCAGAGCCTATCGCAAAGCAATAGCGACTTTGAAGAATCATCCGATCAAGGTCACCACGAAGGAGGAGGCCGGAGCGCTTCCAAACATCGGACCACGTCTGGCCGAGAAGATCGAAGAGATTGCTTTCACAAACCGCCTCAGAAGACTCGAAAACGCCAAAGCAGAACCTTCGGACCAACTCCTGCAAACTTTCATGGGTGTATACGGCGCAGGAATCAAGCAAGCAACCGAATGGGTCCACCAAGGCTACCAAACCCTCGACGACCTCCTCGCCAAAGCTCCTCTCACCACCAACCAACGAATCGGCATCGAACACTACACCGACTTCAACTCCCGCATTCCCCGTTCCGAAGTCGCCCAACACGGCGCCATCGTACGCAACGCTCTCAAACAACTCGATCCAACATTCGAAGTCATCATCGGCGGCTCCTATCGCCGCGGAGCCTCCGACAGCGGCGACATCGACTGCATCATAACCCGCCCCAACACCGGCGCCGCTCACCTCCGCAACATCATAATGAATCAACTCGTACCGTCCCTCACAGCCCAAAACTTCCTCGTCGCGAACCTTGCCATGAAATCCAAAGACGATGGAAGTAAATGGCATGGAGCATCCTGTCTACCAGGTAGTAAAATCTGGCGTCGCATGGATTTACTCCTTGTACCTTCGGACGAAATTGGGGCCGCGTTGATATACTTTACCGGAAATGACATTTTCAATAGGTCTTTGAGGTTGTTGGCTAGTACGAAGGGGATGAGATTGAATCAGAGGGGTTTGTATAAGGATGTTTTGAGGGGGAAGGGGAGGGAGAAGTTGGCGGAGGGGACGCTTGTGGAGGGGAGGGATGAGAAGAGGATTTTTGAGATTCTGGGGGTGAAGTGGAGGCCGCCGGAGGAGAGGATTTGTTAG
- a CDS encoding uncharacterized protein (antiSMASH:Cluster_4~MEROPS:MER0034665~SMCOG1066:alpha/beta hydrolase domain-containing protein): MCFQLNPDVGAALAAMAGPNAPPPISVGDVDTRRVVLDAIFRKASATLEPIKGVDVKDIHIEAQDGHKLLARWYTSTTHPAPGSAVLYSHGGGYIALSLEVYDHIIKNYVANTGVPILAVEYRLAPEVRAPVPVQDVYTGLQYLHTNATSLGIDPNRIAVMGDSAGGGLSAALAHYNKVQPQPLPIKKQILIYPMLDDTNTDPSSRIHTSIAPFLLWKMDDNITAWGALLGRQTSASDSIPTTHAPARSTVEEAQGLPPAYIDVGELDLFREEDLQYASLLGRAGVSCEFHLVPGVPHAFETVAPGSEVAKRVMARRFAVLKEL, encoded by the exons ATGTGCTTTCAACTCAATCCAGATGTGGGCGCTGCCCTCGCCGCGATG GCAGGACCAAACGCCCCGCCGCCAATTTCT GTTGGCGATGTCGACACCCGACGTGTTGTCCTTGACGCAATCTTCAGGAAGGCAAGCGCCACACTAGAACCCATAAAAGGCGTGGATGTGAAAGATATTCACATTGAAGCACAA GACGGCCACAAACTCCTCGCTCGCTGGTACACATCCACCACCCACCCAGCCCCAGGCAGCGCAGTGCTCTACAGCCATGGCGGAGGCTACATAGCCCTCTCCCTCGAAGTCTACGACCATATCATCAAAAACTACGTTGCCAACACCGGTGTCCCAATACTCGCTGTCGAATACCGCCTCGCTCCTGAAGTCCGCGCTCCCGTTCCTGTGCAAGATGTCTACACCGGCCTCCAATACCTCCACACCAACGCCACCTCCCTTGGCATCGACCCCAACCGCATTGCAGTCATGGGCGATTCCGCCGGCGGAGGTCTCAGCGCAGCCCTAGCTCACTACAACAAAGTCCAACCACAACCCCTTCCCATCAAAAAGCAGATTTTGATCTACCCTATGCTGGACGACACCAACACCGATCCTTCATCTCGAATACATACTTCCATCGCTCCCTTTCTTCTCTGGAAAATGGACGATAATATTACCGCTTGGGGCGCCCTTCTTGGGAGACAGACCTCAGCATCCGACTCCATCCCAACAACACACGCACCTGCTCGTTCAACggtcgaagaagcgcaaggtctGCCTCCGGCGTACATCGACGTGGGAGAGCTAGATCTCTTCCGCGAGGAAGATCTGCAGTATGCGAGTTTACTCGGACGAGCGGGCGTCAGTTGCGAATTTCATTTGGTACCAGGCGTTCCGCATGCTTTTGAGACTGTTGCGCCGGGAAGCGAAGTTGCGAAGCGAGTCATGGCGAGGAGATTTGCGGTCTTGAAGGAGTTGTAG
- the MKK2 gene encoding serine/threonine protein kinase (antiSMASH:Cluster_4~SMCOG1030:serine/threonine protein kinase), protein MASPAPLLRPPIPGAGRQQGGNKLPRLGLAIPASPSQRPVNSAAAPPMAANNVPPLGLHIPSRAQPPKLSLATPMGTAHTPQETAQSKRRLPPLQIAPGLSASGGSSDESAHSRTNSFGANTTQNGSVSTTSSYSALNFVEMLRSDGDPVSASGSLYSSSSAHSGGVGMEREGSTQGLPDLEKLSLEKGRPLDVEDLDDAGWKAAKKEGRIVEIGSLGEGAGGAVTRCILKGGKTVFALKIITTDPNPDVKKQIVRELSFNKSCASEHICQYYGAFMDDTSGTIGISMEFCEGGSLDSIYREVKKLGGRTGEKVLGKVAEGVLNGLTYLHGHRIIHRDIKPSNILLTRQGQVKLCDFGVSGEFGTKGDANTFIGTSYYMAPERITGQSYTITSDVWSLGVTLLEVAQHRFPFPADGTEMNPRAGLIDLLTYIVRQPIPKLKDEPENKLRWSENFKYFIECCLEKDPNRRATPWHITKHPWLVEMKSKRVDMSQFLRTVWDWQD, encoded by the exons ATGGCGTCGCCGGCACCGCTTCTCCGCCCGCCCATTCCAGGCGCTGGTCGTCAACAGGGCGGGAATAAGCTCCCACGTCTCGGTCTAGCTATTCCGGCCTCACCGAGTCAGCGACCCGTGAACAGCGCGGCCGCGCCGCCCATGGCTGCCAACAATGTACCACCGCTTGGCCTACATATCCCATCGCGAGCACAGCCGCCCAAGCTGTCACTAGCAACTCCAATGGGTACTGCACATACACCGCAAGAGACTGCTCAAAGTAAACGAAGGCTACCGCCCCTACAAATAGCTCCGGGCTTGTCTGCGAGTGGAGGTAGCAGTGATGAGTCGGCACACAGCAGGACGAACAGCTTCGGCGCCAACACTACACAAAATGGATCCGTCTCGACGACGTCATCGTATTCGGCTCTAAATTTTGTAGAAATGCTAAGAAGTGATGGAGATCCAGTCTCAGCCTCTGGTTCATTATACAGCTCGAGTTCGGCACATTCAGGCGGTGTGGGCATGGAGCGAGAGGGGAGCACGCAAGGTCTACCCGATCTGGAGAAGTTGAGCTTAGAAAAGGGGCGACCATTGGATGTAGAAGATCTGGATGATGCAGGCTGGAAAGCTGCAAAGAAAGAAGGACGTATCGTGGAAATAGGCAGTCTCGGTGAAGGTGCTGGCGGCGCTGTGACGAGATGTATCCTCAAAGGTGGAAAGACAGTCTTTGCGCTGAAG ATCATCACAACAGATCCCAACCCAGATGTGAAGAAACAGATCGTGCGAGAACTCAGCTTCAACAAATCCTGTGCTTCGGAACACATCTGTCAATACTACGGCGCCTTCATGGACGACACGAGCGGCACCATTGGCATTTCAATGGAGTTCTGTGAAGGTGGTTCTCTTGACAGCATCTACCGCGAAGTGAAGAAACTTGGCGGCCGCACAGGCGAGAAGGTCCTTGGAAAGGTCGCCGAAGGCGTCCTCAACGGCCTGACGTACCTCCATGGCCACCGCATCATCCATCGCGACATCAAACCCTCTAACATCCTACTCACCCGCCAAGGACAAGTCAAACTTTGCGACTTTGGTGTGTCGGGAGAATTCGGCACCAAAGGCGATGCCAATACTTTCATCGGCACCAGTTACTACATGGCACCCGAACGAATAACAGGCCAGAGCTACACCATCACATCCGATGTTTGGAGTCTGGGTGTGACATTACTGGAAGTTGCACAACATCGCTTCCCCTTCCCTGCCGACGGCACAGAAATGAACCCTCGAGCAGGACTGATCGATCTGCTAACATATATCGTCCGACAACCGATTCCCAAACTCAAGGACGAGCCAGAAAATAAGCTGCGGTGGAGTGAGAATTTTAAGTACTTCATTGAGTGCTG TTTGGAAAAAGACCCCAATCGCCGCGCCACGCCTTGGCATATCACAAAACATCCTTGGCTAGTCGAGATGAAGTCCAAACGAGTCGATATGTCTCAATTCTTGCGAACGGTGTGGGACTGGCAAGATTAG